The Denticeps clupeoides chromosome 1, fDenClu1.1, whole genome shotgun sequence genome segment GAGAGTCAGCATAATCAGCATTTGTGCCATACAGTGGAGTACAGTACACGGTGTCCTGGTAGATGGCAAATTAATTCTTATTAATACTGAACAGACATTACAAACATGACTTCAGACAGGTCACTCGAAAACCCATCAGTGTATTGTGCGTGAACTTACATTGGTGGTCTTCTTGTAGTAGTCTATGTTGTGTACATCTCGTGCAAGGCCAAAGTCTGCAATCTTCATCACGTTGTCCTCCGTTACCAGGACATTTCGGGCCGCCAGGTCTCTGTGGATACACTGTGGACATGCAAAcacaagaataaaaatgtataaataccaaatgcaaataaaaatgtaatcttcatcatcctctCCTTCACAAATCTAGCCAGTTTGCTCAGCGAATGTTCCTATTATGCAACAGAATGTTCCTATATATGCAACAGAAAGAAGCCTAcccttaaataaataatagcaGCAGTTCAGTTTCCAGGCGGGAGACATTTGTCCCTCAATAAGTAAGGAatgcaaagcacacacacaccttctgtgATGCGAGGTATTCCATGCCGCGAGCAACCTGGTAGGCGCAGGACACCAGGTCTTTGAAGCTGAGCTGCTCGTTGGGGACCTTGCAGGTGTCAAAGGAGTAATCCATGCCGGGAGGGCGGCGCGCCCGCAGGTACTCTCTCAGATTACCTTTGGAGGCGTATTCTACTAGCACGTACAATggccctgtacacacacacacacacacacacacacacacacaacaacatttacacaACATTAGTATGTTTGAAATCCTTTTTGCAAAAGAAACATAtgcgtgtgtttgtctgtttgcagTTTATGAgcttgtttgctgtgtgtgtgtgtgttattaccATCCTGTGTGCAGGCTCCCAGCAGGTTGATGATGTTCTTGTGCTTGCctatcatcttcatcatctccaTTTCAGACACCAGATCTGACAGGTCCTTATCTGTTGCATCATCTGcaacaccacacagacacacacacattacacacatctGTACTGCAAGGCGTATCACTTTCCACAGCCGACATGTAACAGGGTCACactcataaaacacacacactcggcctGGCGAGTTACTGCCGTTTGCTGCATTGTTACATCATATGCCCATCAGCGTCTGACCAGTTAAAAAATGAGGTTCCACGCCGGAaaaatgcgcacacacacctttcagcATCTTGACGGCCACAGTGAGGGGTTTGTTGGGCTTCTCCTTGTCAATTCCAATGGCCTCGGCCATCACCACCTGACCAAAGCAGCCCTCCCCCAAAGGCTTACCCAGCGTCAGCCTACAATGCAGAACAAAGCATGTGACTAAAACTGCTGCTGTGTTCTTTTACTGCTAAACTATGTAAGAACACAGGCAAGCCCTTTAATAACGCAGCAGGCAATACTGAGATAAAGGTTCATATATTATCTTCTCACCAGACAAAACCCTGAAATGGTTTGCTTTATGTGAAAAGGTCAGTTTAAATCTAGTGATTGAAATGATGTGAGGTTAAAATAGATGATAAAAACAGAGGGTTACTGAGGATAATGCAGGTGGAAGATCATGTTGAAATGAGTGTCAGTCTCACTTGTTGCGTGGAAACTCCCACTTGGGGTCTGCAGGAAGTTCCAGCTCCGAGACGTTGGCCAGCATCGGACCGTCACTGGATGACAGGCGGGCGATTCTGACCAGTGGCGTGTTGGAATTCATGGAGGAGTTGGACTCTAGTGACACCTGCttatgaaaagaaagaaaacaagctGTTATTGTCTCTGAAAGGGaccatgagagagagagacagagagagacgtgGGTGACAGAGCTATAATAGAGAATTGCATGAAGATTTAGCACTTTTCGCAAAAGAAATTTCTCGGtacatcacacaaacacacacacacacactcactcactggcTGGAGTATTTTGGCTGCAAGCACAACTCATAATGGATCAGACACAGAAAAGACGGAGCACTGATTCTCAACAGCTggaggcacaaacacacaaatacacactcgtAGAGACGctgcacacacacctttgtgagcacacaccgacacacacatttctgtgcACCTCCTGAAGGTGCTCTCATTTTTGTGGGCTTGTTCTCCATCTCCCCTCCCTGCACGGGGGGAGGAGAAGATCGATGGACAGAAGAGGATGAATGAACAGCAGCCAGATAAAAGGACCATAAATACGCCTCTAAACATCCATTTATGTTTACTTCCTTTCTCCCCTTCATCACTCATGAAATGTGAACTGATTCTGAATGGATGTgctcatgcagacacacacacacacacatacatgcacgcgcacacacagtaagataaatattaaatgttgttgttgtgaggACCTTTTGTACTCTGTACATTATATGTACAAgatgacacacatgcacacagatacacactctcTGAGTTGGCACTGATCTCAGTGCTGTAATTTCAGATGAATTCTCACAGCTgagtgctgagtgtgtgtgaaaagtgtgtgtgctcatCTGTTTCAGATGCAGCTGTCAGAagttaaaacattaaatactACCAGGacattgcgtgtgtgtgtgtgtgtgtggtagagacagagaaagagacagagataAAGCGTGTAATCTGATCTTGACTCTCGCTGCACTCTTACTTACTGTACTCTTGCACTACTGAACATGCGCCACACTGCTTAACACTCTGCACGTGTAAACACTGAGTGGACGTTTGCTAAATGTTTGCACCGGCATTAGTGTGTGTTAAGACAAGGCCTGTCTCAGGTATTACATAATCACCTCATCTATCTTTTCCCACAAACATTAGACTCTGTGATGTTTCAGCCCAAATGTCAAAAGAGAATATTACACCACAAGGAGTAACGCAGGAGTGATTTTATCATATGggctgagggaggaaaaaaaattcattcttAAGGTGGATACAAGGTCTTAATGTCTCAAAAAAACAACTTTCTCTGGAGAAAATGTATTCACTGCTGAGGGGACGCCTGTCACACATGAACCATATTTCACTTTACAGTTCATataattctgaggaaaaaaactaaaatggtCCAAGGATACATTAAAATGTGGGTGCTAGTGTATTAATAGAATAATTAAGATTTGTTCGCTGTACAATTTTAACAGTATAGAAACAATAAACCAAGAGAATATTCACACATCCACCAAGAAATAAAGGGCACATTCACATATAATCAGttgttaaattaataattagTATAAACAATGTCCACCAATGTCCACTCATCCACCACTGAATACGTAGTGTAAGTGTCTGAATATGTGACGATGGAGAAAGAGGGTAAAAGTCAAACCAAAATGAAGCAGCCATGTAGGGAGCCACTGAACTCTGGATTTTTTGGGCTATGGATACGGATTTACACATTTTGTGCACGTTCCCTTTTTTCTTTGCCCCGGCAGACGTGCTGTTATCATGTCCCCGAAGCCAAACAGCCTGTTGAGCCAGCCCTGACATCAGTAATGAGTGGGGTCGATggcatttgtaaatgtttggaGAGGATTTACAAACACCTCAAGCATGCCTCATACCTCACAAGCACAAGGGCACCGAGCCCCGAACAAACTGGGGCtaaggcctgtgtgtgtttctgtcttttgtaagaaaaagaaaaaagtggcccctgtttcagaaatgaaatataatatttattatttatgactaTTATGACTATTTTTGATTATTATTCTTGGTTAATAAGCCAAGCCATGAAGCCAATTAGGgatcagagaaagagagagagggaggtatAATCAGATCGAATCTTGTATCTACTTTCTGTTACCTGTCTCTTGAGGGGGAACTTGGAGAGTTTTTGGACTGGAGGGCTCGGCAACGTTTTCGGCGTGCTCATGCGCATCCGGCAGAGGATGACAATGACCACGCCAAGGATGAAGAGCACACAGCCAGTCACGTAGATCAGGATGTCGGCATAGTCGTCCTCCTTCTCCATCTCCACTGCTGACAAGGGTCAAGAAGAGCACATGGGACAGAGGTCAGACAGTCACAGCAAACCTTGAACTAAAGCTGTGGCAACATGAATAtgatgaaaatgtgcaaagtttcatcctttcatccatccttctgtttctttttactCAGTAGCACAATCTGAGGCTCATCTGGGAGGACAATCGGTTTTAAAGTGGGAATTACGCCACTGTGTAATTAAGGCCCGTGTATATTCAATTCTTTGTGAGATTTTAAACTCTACAGGGATTCTCAGCTTCAGgctggtgtatgtgtgtgttagtgtgtgtgtgtgtgtttaaagggaTCCTAAAGACCTGATCATACAGCCTCCTAAACCAATTATAGTTCAAATACACAGTGGGAAGTTATCTTAGAAAGACTgctactctgtgtgtgtaaatacacacatacacacccaggtgcacacacacactgagatacaatttaattaaaataccaTCTCAGGCCCCACAGGTACAAATAACCCATAATGCAGCCTTCCTGAGGGGCTTTCAGATTTAGTTTGACATCTCACTGATGAAGAATAGCACCAAACGTTTCAGTGACgttactgtgtgtgttagattgtgtgagtgtgtgcatttggTAATTGAAACACTTGGTCAGAtcatttttgttcataaaacTATTCAggaaacacacagatacagacacacacacacacacacacacacacctatactaAACAAATATTAAGCCTCCTGTTAGGGCGTCGCTCTATTTAAAGTGCTACTGAGTAAAAAAGTACATTCGAGGGCACGTTCTGCAAGCTGGTCATGTTTCTCTCCTCAGCTCATTAGTGCCCGCGGACGAACACATAATGAGACAATGAGGCGTTACGGAGGTGTCAGTGAATGAGGGATCTGAGATGAATCAATGAGATGGGAAATGAACACAGAGAAAatcagggagagagagagagagagagagagagcatggtTTCTACCTGGAAGCACAGTTAACCAGGCAGAGTGATAGGCATAGCCGATAGAGTTCCCCGCCAAACAGGTGTACTCCCCCGCATCCTCAAAAGACACGTTGGGCAAGAAGAGGACCTCCAGCTCCTTATCTGTGGTGTTAATACCCGCAGTCTGCACAGGGGAaatggagagaaggagagagagtgtCAGGCACCACCACCAGCAAGAAGAAAACACGCCCCAAACCACAGGTAGACCACCACCAACACTAGAAGGTGAGctttggggggaaaaagaaacaaccaacaacaaaaaatgaatgcaatgaATAGATCAGATGGAAGATCCATGTAAGACACTTCAATCGGTTGCCTCGGAGATGACCTAATAGAAGGAATTCAGAACAGACCCTTCACCTTAGCAAGAAGAGACAACGGAGAGGGTGTCACCTCCAAAAATGTACCATCTGAAAGAAATGTGACCTCCTCTATGagcatgtacattttttgtgaatcatatttttttttttttacctcaattCACCATTTGCTCAATGCCGAGTAGCTGAAGTCACATTGTCAGCAGATGTAACGTTTATGGCAGTGACGGGGGGAATATTTCATTGACGGAAAGATACCATTGCCAACAATCAAAAGAAGTCTCTGTTTGCGGTCACTAATGCTAATGCTCAAGCTAATGccttataatgtgtgtgtgtgtctcctgaaGGAATGTGAAATCAATGTTTCATTGTGAGCCTTTCTacctgtgtatttgtgtttccTGACCTCATTTTTGAGTTTTTATCGATTGACAGTGAGTGAACTGTGCACTGAAACACATGTACACttacaccacaccacacacacacacacacaagccacaaATGGGGACCCAATGTTTAGTCTTTCTCTAAATCTCAGCCCTGAAAACAGAAGCGGATCCTTTTTCACTGTCATTCCGCCAGCCACAGAGAGCAAATGAGAAGCAGACAAATGAGTGTAGAGCCTAAACCAGCAAAGCAGAGAGAGAACAATCACCCAATCACCAGGGGAGCAGGAGAGGGGtaagagcgtgtgtgtgaaatatatgtCTTATATATGCAGTGTATTTGTGTGAAGAAAAAGCTAGTGAATGTGTGGCTTAAAATGCGTGTGTttacttgtttgtgtgtgtgtgtgtgtatgtgtgtgtgtgtgtgcgcactccCTTTGGGGTTTACCTTTGGGTTGCTCAACCATTAGCCAGAAGCAGTTCTCAGACTTGCCTACAAAGTTGAAGGCCTTGCAGGAGTATTTTCCTGCGTCCTTCTCTGACACTTTAAACAGATTCAGCTTTACATGCGTCTCAGTCTTGCTACTGGTAAAGTTctgcaagaacacacacatacaccagtCAAACCCATGCCGCGCCAATTCAAATTCAGATAAAACGATccagtacacatacacacactcacacacacacacgtcattgCTGCAGCTCTGTGTACTTAAAACCCGTTTATTCACCGCCCTGCTTTCAACCAAACCAGCCGGGCCCTTTTATCTCGTTCAAATTACATCTTCcaagcatttttttctctcccactctctccaTCGTTTTTCCCCGTCCCTTGTCTTCTCGCCCGGCCTCCGTTCCCCAGCGTGTGCCACACATGTGACGGCACAGGAGGTGTGGGCTGGTGAAGGGGAGGGGGTTGAGCGCGGTGGCTCCAGTAAAAACGCTGTTTCAATTACCCACAGTCAGAAATAGAGCCGCGGTCTGGCGCTCCGCTCCTCCGCCAGTGCTGAGTCTGCCCTCTCCGCCTCGCCTCGCTCACTTTTTCCATGGCCCCGCTCTCTCACTCCTTCTTTCGCTCTTCTGATGTCtcttcccccctctctttcaAACGCTCCTTCGCTCCAATTCCGTCTCTCACCCTTCCCTCTGTTTCTTAAACACCCCCCGCTTTCTTTACGTCCCCAGTCCACAATTTTCgtcaaaattattatttcccccccttgtttaatttaaacatGGTAAATGCGTGCAGTCGACTTTAAATCCCCGAGTTTAAATCCCCTGTGCTCCCAGTGTGATGCGGCGGTGGTGGTTCACTTTGCCACGAAACAGATGTCTGCCTCGCTCCTTTCCTCTGAGAGAACAAGAAAAACAGAGAACCTTACTCCCCAGCCCTGGGAGGGCGAGTAAACGAGTGCAACTGACACAGGGGGTggtgaaacagagagagagagcgagagtgagagaCCCTCACTGTGTTCGTACGTAGCGGGCACAATTAATAAATTAAGATTCATTAGTTGAGTGGGATTTTTTGGGGGTCGGTTGTAAACCCCATTAGCGACAAAAACACGCTGTAAACATCTGATCATTGGCGTTCTGCAACATTCTTGGACTGGGAGTGAGCCGCTGCTGgattattaaaacattaaaacagaaaattcaGATGAGATGTAAatcaagctgaaaaaaaaagacatgcgcACCTTGAGGATGTTCACGTACGGAACGTCATCGGGGCCGTAGCGGCTGCCGTTCACCTCAATGTGTTTCAGCCACTGGATGTGTGGCTGTGCGTCTGAGTACACCTTGCAGTGGAACTCCACGTCACTGCCCACCACCACcgtctgattggctgggagGCCCGCTTGGAGGATGGGCCGGTGAGGCGAGCGCTCTGGATGACATAGGAGCTTGTGTTTAGATTGGCGGAAATTGTCAGTatacagaatgtgtgtgtgtgtgtgtgtgcataaaccCGTGTTATAGTGAGTGAGAATGTTTTCTAACCGAGCACATCAAgctggtaagtgtgtgtgatggtgccGTATTGGTTCTGCACCACACAGGTGTAGTTCCCCCGGTCTGAGGGTACAGCGCTCTCCATCACCAAACTCCACTGCTGGTCTCGCAGCTGCAGGAGAAAAAAGGGAggaaagaaaatagaaagaaaaaatgaaaaaggatgAAAACTTTGCTGCTTTTCACATGCATGAGTTGGATTTTTGCCACCTGTGGAATTTAAGCTCTTTATTTTATCATAGGCAGATTTATGGTTAAACACTTTTGGAAAAATAACAGATTTTTATTCTAAAAATGGCCCAAAAATGAAGGGCATCAAAaggaccaaaataaaaaaaataaaaaaactgtcttCCATTAAATATCCTTAGTTTCAGAATGAATTAGGCAGCCTGCACTGATTGGGTACTGACCTACATGCCACATAAAGTTTATGTTGCTAGAGCCTGACAAATAATGGTTTGATGCATTTGAATGGAACATATTATGGCTTCTGATAATTGtatgattaaaatgtttcagCAGTCATTCACCTAAAGCGTGAATCCAAACCAGGGGCACATATAACCCCAATTCCAATGAAGTTGTGACAGTGGTATATATGCTCCTGTCTTAGCTTTTTTGGAACGTTTTGCaggcatcaaattcaaaatgagtCAAGATTTGTTAGTGTTTTCAATTGAATACAGGTTGAAAACGATTGGCAAACCATTctattctgtatttattcacattttacactACATCCCAACTTTAATGTAATTGATTAATGTTTGAACACAACTCCCAGCACGgttctcagatcagcaaaaTCCTGATTCAGCTGCTACATGAGTTTTTGATGGATAGATCTGAGATGAAGCATTTTgtaccctaacacacacacacacacacacacacacacacaatgtatttAGGTGCAGGCTTCTTAGAGGTCAGCACTAGgggaataaaatcttttttctgATGCATTGCGATGCTGAATTGAAAGATTCTGAATTTTAAATTGTTAATGATCAAGTGATCAAGTATTGTTAATTACCAATTCAATGTTGAGGAAATCTGAGTaagctgctttcagaccgaCTGCTACCTTCGCTGCAAGGTTTATGttttctcacaaaaaaaaaacgaattgcGCTTAATGCAGGGCTCAGTCCAAATATatgtgtggttttctaaactcctggtaagcCGATAATGTGTTGTAGGTCTCTGGGCTCTcaagagactgataagatcagcttttcctctaTTCccgcattgtgtgtgttttgaaggagCAGAACGAACACTAGACCACTTGGatgctttgattctattggtttGCACAAAAATGCGTCACAGCACAGAGCAAAATTTTTACTTTCAACCACGGTCTGCGCTCAAGGCCACCGTAGATCACAACATATTGtttgaaatgttaaatgtattatttgtgaATATGGGCAgctgtatttatgtttttagtCCACAAGCATCAATTGAGTTGCTGGTAAAGAATTTTtcctctattttatttttttatatttatagtttCATCAGAGATATAGTCGATAGTCAGACCTTTGCTGAAGAGACAGATCTTGGGACTCTTTTTGAGTAAGAATAAGATAAGTAGTAATTTATGTGTCAAAGCTGTGACTGCAGTacaatttattttctgtttgaaGCATTACACAGCTGATGGttttgataataaaataaattggaaGTAAATTCATTTTGGTACATTACAAATGCTTTGCCTTGAAAGTACCAATGTGAGGGGGGAGAAAGATGCATCTATAATTGTTTTATAATCGCATTGCGGCCTTCTGAATCGTTATCGAATCTAATCGTGAAGGGCCTCAAGGATCCCACCCCTAATGCGCACACACTAGTCTAATTGTCTTAAACATTACTTTGCTGTTATTGCTGTGGTTGACTTCAGACTCTTTGAGGtcaacgcgcacacacacacacacacacacacacagcctcttaCATGGAACACTAAACATCACCAGACGGGGAAAATGTGCCGACTGCAGAGGGGTATTGGACTACTTTCACAAACTCAAAACCCACTTGGACATTCATACCAGAATTGCctcaaaacacaacacacacactcactcactccctttCCCCATTCTGAAATATCGTATACTCTCTCTTTATCCATTCCCCCCACAAGGTTgctctctcagtctctctcgcTGTCCCCTCTCTTTGCACTCTGGAGGTCTGAGTGGAAATAAAACGGCGCCATGTAAATATTAtggggtgtgtttttttgcagttgCATAGTTACAGACAGCGGGCTACACACATGCCCCCAGAAAGCTGGCAAATGGTTTTTGTgccgagcccccccccccctcgctccctccctctttcctgCAGTCACTCTGGCGCTCTTAAACTCAATGGCTGCTCTTATAGACCTGCTGACAGACGCACTGTATCCTACAAATGGACAAGGGAgactcttgtgtgtgtgtgtgtgtgtgtgtgtgtatgtgtgtctgcatgtttaGGTCAGAGTGAAAACTGTGTGTGATTTAGATGTACAGGTTTATGTGAACACAagatgaatgagtgtgtgtacttgtgtgtgtttatgaggaCAAGGCACGTGTGTTAagcaatatgtatatataagtgtgagtggctgtttgtgtgtgtcttttgaaTTTAGATTTTAGAGACAACCAAATGAAATTCAAGGATATTTTGGCTGGACCCTACAAAACTATATATTCACATAGGAtaagaatttaattaaaaacaaataaggaATCAAGCAACTTCCCTGTAGACTTAAGGTGAAGGTTGAAATGTTACAAGATAtataatacagtacagtacagtcatAAAGTGTGTATATGTAAGTGAGTATATTGGTGTGTGTATAACTGTGAGTGTGAGCAGGTCAAGACAGTGTAAGATGTTCACTTGAGCGTCTCAGGGAGAGGAAAAAGCTCAGGAATCCTCAGCTGTTACTGCAGCTCTAAATCATCCAAACTTTATTTAACAGGACCTCACTGACAGACACTTCTGGAAACTGGCCAGAGGGAGAGTAGCTGGGACAAACTGAAGATGAGATTATGGAGACCACACTGCTAAAACACAACATTCCACACAAAGCCCACACCAAACAGAATCACTAAAACCATAATAACCAAAACGTGTACAGAACACAAAGCCCTCAACACGGCCCACGACAACCTGAAATAATCGTATCAATTGTTTCATCTGCAAAAGTAGCCTTCCTACAGAGACAAAAATATCCTGACTGCTGCAGGACAAGCTGcatctgtgtatatgtgtgcttGTACAGAGGTGTGAGCATTTATGTACAGCAGAAATATTTAGGGTTGCTGAATGGTTGGTCTATGAGATATTATActaataatgaaagtgaaatgattgtgaaacaatgcagcacagcataatgtgacacaacaaaatatgtcctctgcatgtaaccatcacccttagtgagcagtgggcagccataataggcgcccggggagcagtgtgtggggacggtgctttgctcagtggcaccttggcggtttgggatttgaaccggcaaccttctgactatgcATCAGTTTCCTAACTTGCTAGgtaccaataataataataatgataataacccAGACATTTGGCAGACCTCCACCTAGATAACCAGGAATTTTCACACAGATGTTGCCAATTCAATGAAGAcgcgaagtgaagtgattgtcattgtgaaacactgcaacacagcacacgtgcacacaatgaaatatgtcctcagtggcatcttggcggatcaggattggaaccagcaaccatctgattatggggccgcttccttaaccgctaggccaccactgcccctgaatgaaatgtgtcctctattaGTAGGCCTCTATTAGTAGGCCTCAGTTGAAAGTGTCACAGAGAGACTGGTCTGGTTGCTGGGAAACTCTTACTGAAAGTCacccaaaaacaacatttacaaaatcCACCAAATGATGGATCATACAGTGTACCAAACCCTTAGTCTGAagtgaaggtggtggtggtgctgctggtgtATAATGTTGGGTGAAGGTCTAGATGAGTGTTTTACTCATCCAGTGGTTTAAAGTTTAGGGTGGAGCACTGCGGGACAATGGACGATGGGGGATGATCTGGATTGAGGTGGTGGTTAAAAAGGttaaagtctctctctctctctctctcaacacacacacactcagctggATTTATGGCAGTGTCAGTGGAGGGCAGACGGCTCAGGTTTTAATTTGACCCATAGAGACAGGAGCAGATCTGCTGCAGCGGTGGACCTCTCATTAAACCCCTAGTGCGCCTTCATACGCTTCTGCACCTCTTTCTGCATCCATCGCTTTTATCTCTTTTTTACGTCTCCTcgctcctccctcctcctcctcttcttctcttgtttcttcttcttctttctttgatTTTCCCCTCACTGTGTAAGTCTGGATGCCAGTGACTCTTTAATTGGCTTGAGGATTCACCAAACAGGCATGAATCCAT includes the following:
- the fgfr3 gene encoding fibroblast growth factor receptor 3 isoform X11, with amino-acid sequence MMSDSGYRGYPPLSGMISLWVALIFSVILSSDAAPRMPTSAPIDSVSSEISYLEDLVVALGDTQDLSCSPEDYTHPIVWHKDGRPIFPSNRTRLGQRVLRIINVSYDDAGVYSCRHAHSNLLLSNYTIRVTDSLSSGDDEDYDEDTDDATAPYWTRPDRMERKLLAIPAANTVKFRCAAAGSPMPSIHWLKNGKEFRGEQRMGGIKLRDQQWSLVMESAVPSDRGNYTCVVQNQYGTITHTYQLDVLERSPHRPILQAGLPANQTVVVGSDVEFHCKVYSDAQPHIQWLKHIEVNGSRYGPDDVPYVNILKTAGINTTDKELEVLFLPNVSFEDAGEYTCLAGNSIGYAYHSAWLTVLPAVEMEKEDDYADILIYVTGCVLFILGVVIVILCRMRMSTPKTLPSPPVQKLSKFPLKRQQVSLESNSSMNSNTPLVRIARLSSSDGPMLANVSELELPADPKWEFPRNKLTLGKPLGEGCFGQVVMAEAIGIDKEKPNKPLTVAVKMLKDDATDKDLSDLVSEMEMMKMIGKHKNIINLLGACTQDGPLYVLVEYASKGNLREYLRARRPPGMDYSFDTCKVPNEQLSFKDLVSCAYQVARGMEYLASQKCIHRDLAARNVLVTEDNVMKIADFGLARDVHNIDYYKKTTNGRLPVKWMAPEALFDRVYTHQSDVWSYGVLLWEIFTLGGSPYPGIPVEELFKLLKEGHRMDKPANCTHELYMIMRECWHAVPSQRPTFRQLVEDHDRVLSMTSTDEYLDLSVSFEQYSPACPDSGSTCSSGDDSVFAHDPLPDAPCLPQHHLCNGVIRT
- the fgfr3 gene encoding fibroblast growth factor receptor 3 isoform X10, producing MMSDSGYRGYPPLSGMISLWVALIFSVILSSDAAPRMPTSAPIDSVSSEISYLEDLVVALGDTQDLSCSPEDYTHPIVWHKDGRPIFPSNRTRLGQRVLRIINVSYDDAGVYSCRHAHSNLLLSNYTIRVTDSLSSGDDEDYDEDTDDATAPYWTRPDRMERKLLAIPAANTVKFRCAAAGSPMPSIHWLKNGKEFRGEQRMGGIKLRDQQWSLVMESAVPSDRGNYTCVVQNQYGTITHTYQLDVLERSPHRPILQAGLPANQTVVVGSDVEFHCKVYSDAQPHIQWLKHIEVNGSRYGPDDVPYVNILKNFTSSKTETHVKLNLFKVSEKDAGKYSCKAFNFVGKSENCFWLMVEQPKAVEMEKEDDYADILIYVTGCVLFILGVVIVILCRMRMSTPKTLPSPPVQKLSKFPLKRQQVSLESNSSMNSNTPLVRIARLSSSDGPMLANVSELELPADPKWEFPRNKLTLGKPLGEGCFGQVVMAEAIGIDKEKPNKPLTVAVKMLKDDATDKDLSDLVSEMEMMKMIGKHKNIINLLGACTQDGPLYVLVEYASKGNLREYLRARRPPGMDYSFDTCKVPNEQLSFKDLVSCAYQVARGMEYLASQKCIHRDLAARNVLVTEDNVMKIADFGLARDVHNIDYYKKTTNGRLPVKWMAPEALFDRVYTHQSDVWSYGVLLWEIFTLGGSPYPGIPVEELFKLLKEGHRMDKPANCTHELYMIMRECWHAVPSQRPTFRQLVEDHDRVLSMTSTDEYLDLSVSFEQYSPACPDSGSTCSSGDDSVFAHDPLPDAPCLPQHHLCNGVIRT
- the fgfr3 gene encoding fibroblast growth factor receptor 3 isoform X1, which codes for MMSDSGYRGYPPLSGMISLWVALIFSVILSSDAAPRMPTSAPIDSVSSEISYLEDLVVALGDTQDLSCSPEDYTHPIVWHKDGRPIFPSNRTRLGQRVLRIINVSYDDAGVYSCRHAHSNLLLSNYTIRVTDSLSSGDDEDYDEDTDDATGNGNAPYWTRPDRMERKLLAIPAANTVKFRCAAAGSPMPSIHWLKNGKEFRGEQRMGGIKLRDQQWSLVMESAVPSDRGNYTCVVQNQYGTITHTYQLDVLERSPHRPILQAGLPANQTVVVGSDVEFHCKVYSDAQPHIQWLKHIEVNGSRYGPDDVPYVNILKNFTSSKTETHVKLNLFKVSEKDAGKYSCKAFNFVGKSENCFWLMVEQPKAVEMEKEDDYADILIYVTGCVLFILGVVIVILCRMRMSTPKTLPSPPVQKLSKFPLKRQVTVSLESNSSMNSNTPLVRIARLSSSDGPMLANVSELELPADPKWEFPRNKLTLGKPLGEGCFGQVVMAEAIGIDKEKPNKPLTVAVKMLKDDATDKDLSDLVSEMEMMKMIGKHKNIINLLGACTQDGPLYVLVEYASKGNLREYLRARRPPGMDYSFDTCKVPNEQLSFKDLVSCAYQVARGMEYLASQKCIHRDLAARNVLVTEDNVMKIADFGLARDVHNIDYYKKTTNGRLPVKWMAPEALFDRVYTHQSDVWSYGVLLWEIFTLGGSPYPGIPVEELFKLLKEGHRMDKPANCTHELYMIMRECWHAVPSQRPTFRQLVEDHDRVLSMTSTDEYLDLSVSFEQYSPACPDSGSTCSSGDDSVFAHDPLPDAPCLPQHHLCNGVIRT